One part of the Sebastes fasciatus isolate fSebFas1 chromosome 8, fSebFas1.pri, whole genome shotgun sequence genome encodes these proteins:
- the LOC141772709 gene encoding deoxyribonuclease-1-like, protein MKIASFNIQRFGLAKVSDSDVLSTLVKIVSRYDIIVIIEVVDVSGASVRLLLKELNKVNTTHHYALQLSTRLGRNRYKEQFLFLYRDDVVDLIDRYQYEDNQENDVDAFAREPYILHFKPHNTVLQDIVLIPVHTKPWDSERELDELYEVFLVVKDKWKTDNIMILGDFNADGAYVTPNEMKEIRIRSDKNFHWLIGDDVDTMAKTSNDHTYDRIVVYGEDMLAAFVPNSAKPFNFHKEFAMTEEMALRVSDHYPVEVELRKAPPFWVTNSHESRAIVDAQGASGNSGAVTESLQVDVLKLQKENLLLEREKLQLQISLLKERVAKLKED, encoded by the exons ATACGACATCATAGTGATCATAGAGGTGGTGGATGTGAGCGGAGCTTCGGTTCGACTCTTGTTGAAAGAACTGAACAA AGTCAACACAACCCATCACTACGCTCTGCAGCTTAGTACCCGCCTGGGGAGGAACAGATACAAGGAACagtttttatttctgtacag GGACGATGTCGTCGACCTGATCGACCGCTATCAATATGAAGACAACCAGGAGAACGACGTGGATGCTTTTGCAAGAGAGCCTTATATTCTCCACTTCAAACCACACAACACAG TGCTGCAGGATATAGTGCTGATCCCGGTCCACACCAAACCATGGgactcagagagagagctggatgAGCTGTACGAGGTCTTCCTGGTGGTCAAAGACAAATGGAAAACTGAT AACATAATGATCCTGGGGGATTTCAATGCAGATGGTGCATATGTCACCCCTAACGAGATGAAGGAGATTCGTATTCGCAGTGACAAGAATTTCCACTGGCTGATTGGTGATGACGTGGACACCATGGCAAAAACATCCAACGACCACACCTACGACCG GATTGTGGTGTATGGAGAAGATATGCTGGCAGCCTTTGTGCCAAACTCAGCCAAGCCATTCAATTTCCACAAAGAGTTTGCTATGACAGAAGAAATG GCCCTGAGAGTGAGCGACCACTACCCTGTTGAGGTAGAGTTACGTAAGGCTCCTCCTTTCTGGGTGACAAACAGTCACGAAAGCCGTGCCATTGTTGATGCACAGGGAGCGTCAGGTAACTCAGGAGCTGTCACAG AGAGTCTGCAGGTTGACGTGTTGAAACTTCAAAAGGAAAACCTCCTGCTAGAGCGAGAAAAACTTCAACTTCAGATCTCCTTATTAAAAGAGCGGGTTGCCAAACTGAAAGAAGACTAG